In Robbsia sp. KACC 23696, a single window of DNA contains:
- a CDS encoding MFS transporter, with translation MIYLLLRLLGPRYAARHLSKMLALSVVWLAIGAFVTVDALDGVLWFPLQIFGMLLVAEGITAIVLARSGLSLQSRFRLVKGVIGVAIGALVIAHHRYTDFLLAMLFGVGFLLEGVLLIAAAWLVRYRHWRSTMALGALSLFLAVVFFQPYPTHYHGTVPYCIGTWMALSGCRMLWLYLRLRRSPFVAPPSAAAVNPAPATTAAPAAPMVIHVWTPVGSSKGGGVRRPVVDRYIAAVDAKGVISTGHAALEAGSLYLSLYPAVEIDRSPDEFARLLRADASNDVKGRYLPSYPEEAASWCESTTRISFTQYFPEKLQAFADDYKRVPIYNLTSRNCSSTVSDAAEAALEGIAYRTGSWRDALRLLIVPELWIAGQIRHRATTMAWTPGLTLDYARALRIVTNPPPLRWMGLVALALRQRRQHRRVH, from the coding sequence ATGATCTATCTGCTTTTGCGCCTCTTGGGCCCGCGGTACGCGGCACGACATCTGTCGAAAATGCTGGCACTCAGTGTCGTGTGGCTCGCGATCGGCGCGTTCGTGACCGTCGATGCACTGGACGGCGTGCTGTGGTTTCCTTTGCAGATTTTCGGGATGTTGCTCGTCGCGGAGGGTATCACCGCGATCGTGCTGGCCCGTAGCGGCCTATCCTTGCAGTCGCGTTTCCGCTTGGTCAAAGGGGTGATCGGTGTCGCGATCGGCGCCCTCGTCATTGCACATCATCGTTATACTGATTTCCTGTTGGCCATGCTATTCGGCGTCGGCTTTCTGCTGGAAGGTGTCCTGTTGATCGCCGCCGCATGGTTGGTGCGCTATCGTCACTGGCGATCGACGATGGCGCTGGGTGCATTGAGCCTGTTTCTGGCCGTCGTCTTCTTCCAGCCCTATCCGACGCATTACCACGGCACGGTGCCGTATTGCATCGGCACGTGGATGGCACTGAGCGGATGCCGGATGCTCTGGCTCTATCTGCGCCTGCGTCGATCGCCATTCGTCGCGCCGCCAAGCGCGGCCGCGGTGAACCCTGCGCCAGCCACTACAGCCGCACCTGCCGCGCCGATGGTGATTCACGTATGGACACCAGTGGGCTCGTCCAAGGGCGGCGGCGTGCGACGGCCGGTGGTCGATCGCTACATTGCCGCGGTCGACGCGAAAGGCGTCATTTCGACCGGACACGCGGCGCTGGAAGCGGGCAGCCTGTACCTGAGTCTCTACCCGGCGGTCGAGATCGATCGCTCCCCGGACGAGTTCGCACGCCTGCTTCGGGCGGACGCATCCAACGACGTCAAAGGCCGCTACCTCCCCAGCTATCCGGAGGAAGCAGCGAGCTGGTGCGAGTCGACCACACGCATTTCCTTCACGCAGTATTTTCCCGAAAAACTGCAGGCCTTCGCGGATGACTATAAACGCGTCCCTATTTATAACCTGACCAGTCGAAACTGCTCGAGCACGGTCTCGGACGCCGCGGAAGCGGCGCTGGAAGGCATCGCCTATCGCACTGGTAGCTGGCGCGACGCGTTGCGCCTGCTCATCGTTCCGGAACTCTGGATCGCCGGGCAGATCCGGCATCGCGCGACGACGATGGCCTGGACGCCGGGTCTGACGCTCGACTACGCGCGGGCACTGCGCATCGTCACGAACCCGCCGCCCTTGCGTTGGATGGGCCTGGTCGCGTTGGCACTACGTCAGCGGCGCCAACATCGACGGGTCCATTAG
- a CDS encoding DUF4105 domain-containing protein encodes MKRALHAVFRRRSEPTRPWVPEYARTASAHWLDAHRVRIDNVRRFRYRSRDDYTASWFDAVYDVDLLESVDLVVSRWAGESIAHVFVSFGFADGTYLSISIETRRREGQHYSTWKGFWPNYDLMYVVADEADLIGVRTDVRRERVCLYRGDVTSGTARKLFIDYLARLNELNVQPEYYHTLFNNCTTNILRHVRAVAPHFRYDWRILLSGHADAYGYRMALLDRHTPFEELKRASLIHRSPDAVIDDAFSRAIRQPIKRSAA; translated from the coding sequence GTGAAGCGCGCGCTGCACGCTGTGTTTCGCCGCCGTAGCGAACCGACGCGACCCTGGGTTCCCGAATACGCGCGCACCGCGTCGGCGCATTGGCTCGACGCGCACCGTGTGCGGATCGACAATGTCCGGCGCTTCCGCTATCGGAGCCGCGACGACTATACGGCGAGCTGGTTCGATGCGGTCTATGACGTGGACCTGCTGGAAAGCGTGGATTTGGTGGTGTCGCGCTGGGCCGGTGAATCCATCGCCCACGTCTTCGTCAGTTTTGGGTTCGCCGACGGCACCTATCTTTCCATTTCCATCGAAACGCGCCGCCGTGAAGGTCAGCATTATTCGACGTGGAAAGGCTTTTGGCCGAACTACGACCTGATGTATGTGGTGGCCGATGAAGCCGACCTGATCGGCGTCCGCACCGATGTTCGGCGGGAGCGCGTCTGTTTGTACCGGGGGGATGTCACGAGCGGTACGGCGCGGAAGCTCTTTATCGATTACCTTGCGCGCTTGAACGAATTAAACGTGCAACCCGAGTATTACCACACGCTGTTCAACAACTGCACCACGAATATCTTGCGACATGTGCGGGCCGTGGCACCGCATTTTCGCTACGACTGGCGAATCTTGTTAAGTGGCCATGCCGATGCGTACGGTTACCGCATGGCCTTGCTCGATCGGCACACGCCCTTCGAGGAGTTGAAACGCGCAAGCCTGATCCATCGTTCGCCCGATGCCGTAATCGATGACGCCTTCTCCCGAGCGATCAGGCAACCCATCAAGCGTTCCGCCGCCTGA